One genomic segment of Coffea arabica cultivar ET-39 chromosome 6e, Coffea Arabica ET-39 HiFi, whole genome shotgun sequence includes these proteins:
- the LOC113696119 gene encoding exocyst complex component SEC15A: MSAKTKRRTVTENGDMANEDSVLATMIGNGEDLGPMVRLSFETGKPEALLNQLKLAVKKKEVEIEELCKLHYEEFISAVDELRGVLVDAEELKSELASDNFRLQEVGSALLLKVEELLESYSIKKNVTEAIKMSKICVQVLELCVKCNEHISEARFYPALKAVDLIEKNFLQHVPVKALKALIEERIPLIKSHIEKKVCTQVNEWLVLIRSSAKDIGQTAIGHAASARQRDEDMLSRQRKAEEQSCLGLGDFTYTLDVEEINEDSVLKFDLTPVYRAYHIHNCLGIEEQFREYYYKNRLLQLSSDLQISSAQPFLESHQTFLAQIAGYFIVEDRVLRTAGGLLLPNQLDTMWETAVSKVASVLEEQFSHMDIASHLLLVKDYVTLLGATLRQYGYDVGPILETLNSSRSKYHELLLAECRQQITDVLINDRYDQMVMKKESDYQTNVLLFHLQTSDIMPAFPYIAPFSSMVPECCRIVRTFIKDSVNFLSYGCQMNFFDFVKEYLDKLLIDILNEVILNTIQSGSTGVSQAMQIAANIAVLERACDYFLQHAAQQCGIPVRSVERPQGSLTAKIVLKTSRDAAYLALLSLINAKLDEYMALTENVNWTVEEAPQQGSEYMHEVVIYLDTVMSTAQQILPLDALYKIGSGALEHISNSIMAAFLSDSVKRFNVNAVMVINNDLKTLESFADERFHSTGLSEIYKEGSFRSCLVEARQLINLLLSSQPENFMNPVIREKNYNALDYKKVAIICDKYKDSADGLFGSLSNRSSKQSARKKSMDVLKKRLRDFN; the protein is encoded by the coding sequence ATGAGTGCTAAAACAAAGAGGAGGACTGTAACCGAGAATGGGGACATGGCAAACGAAGATAGTGTTCTTGCTACCATGATTGGTAATGGGGAGGATTTGGGTCCAATGGTTAGGCTTTCGTTTGAGACGGGGAAGCCTGAAGCCCTTTTGAATCAGCTAAAGCTTGCTgtgaagaagaaggaagttgaAATCGAGGAGCTCTGCAAGCTTCATTATGAGGAGTTCATTAGCGCAGTGGATGAACTCCGTGGTGTATTAGTTGACGCTGAGGAGTTGAAAAGTGAGCTTGCTAGTGACAACTTCAGGTTACAAGAGGTTGGGAGTGCCCTACTTTTGAAAGTTGAAGAGCTTCTTGAATCTTATTCAATTAAGAAAAATGTTACTGAAGCTATTAAGATGTCTAAAATTTGCGTTCAAGTTTTGGAGCTTTGTGTAAAGTGTAATGAGCACATTTCTGAAGCTCGGTTTTACCCTGCTTTGAAAGCGGTTGATCTGATTGAGAAGAACTTTTTGCAGCATGTTCCTGTGAAGGCACTGAAAGCACTGATAGAGGAGAGGATTCCACTTATTAAATCCCATATTGAGAAGAAGGTGTGCACTCAAGTTAATGAATGGCTAGTTCTTATAAGGAGTAGCGCAAAGGATATTGGTCAAACTGCAATTGGACATGCTGCATCAGCGCGTCAGAGGGATGAAGATATGCTATCTCGTCAAAGGAAAGCTGAGGAGCAGAGTTGTTTGGGACTGGGCGATTTTACCTATACCTTAGATGTTGAAGAAATCAATGAGGATTCTGTGTTGAAGTTTGATCTTACTCCTGTTTATCGGGCATATCACATTCACAATTGTCTTGGAATAGAAGAGCAGTTTCGTGAGTATTACTATAAAAACCGGTTATTACAGCTGAGTTCTGACCTGCAGATATCCTCAGCACAGCCGTTTCTTGAATCACATCAGACCTTTCTGGCTCAAATTGCAGGTTATTTTATCGTTGAGGATCGGGTATTGAGGACGGCAGGTGGCCTGCTGTTACCTAATCAGCTTGATACAATGTGGGAAACAGCTGTGTCTAAAGTGGCTTCTGTCTTGGAGGAACAATTTTCTCACATGGATATTGCAAGCCACCTTCTCTTAGTCAAGGATTATGTGACTCTTCTGGGTGCAACCCTTAGACAATATGGCTATGATGTTGGCCCCATCCTTGAGACCCTTAACAGTAGTCGCAGTAAGTACCATGAGCTTCTTTTAGCAGAGTGCAGGCAACAGATTACTGATGTTCTGATCAATGATAGATATGACCAGATGGTAATGAAAAAGGAGTCAGACTACCAGACAAATGTTTTACTGTTCCATCTTCAGACCTCGGATATAATGCCAGCTTTTCCCTACATTGCTCCATTTTCTTCTATGGTACCTGAATGTTGTCGTATTGTCAGAACTTTTATCAAGGACTCTGTCAATTTCTTGTCTTATGGGTGCCAAATGAACttctttgattttgttaaaGAATACCTGGATAAGCTCTTGATTGATATTTTAAATGAGGTTATACTTAACACGATTCAGAGTGGCTCCACTGGTGTTTCTCAAGCAATGCAGATTGCTGCAAACATAGCTGTGCTGGAAAGAGCTTGTGATTATTTTCTTCAACATGCAGCCCAACAATGTGGGATTCCTGTCCGATCTGTTGAAAGGCCTCAAGGTAGTTTAACTGCCAAGATTGTTCTGAAAACTTCGAGAGATGCTGCTTATCTTGCTCTACTTAGTTTAATAAATGCCAAGTTAGATGAGTATATGGCACTCACGGAGAATGTGAACTGGACAGTGGAAGAAGCACCACAACAAGGCAGTGAGTACATGCATGAGGTGGTTATATACCTTGACACTGTGATGTCCACTGCTCAGCAAATTTTACCTCTAGATGCTTTGTACAAGATAGGGAGTGGTGCTCTGGAACATATTTCTAATTCTATCATGGCAGCCTTTCTTAGTGACAGTGTGAAGAGGTTCAACGTTAATGCAGTTATGGTCATCAATAATGATCTGAAGAcgttggaatcttttgcagATGAGAGGTTTCATAGTACTGGTTTATCTGAAATATACAAAGAAGGTAGTTTCCGAAGTTGCTTGGTAGAAGCCCGACAGTTAATAAATCTTCTCTTAAGCAGTCAGCCTGAGAACTTCATGAACCCTGTCATAAGGGAGAAAAATTATAATGCTTTGGACTATAAAAAGGTTGCTATTATCTGCGACAAGTATAAGGATTCAGCTGATGGACTCTTTGGAAGCCTCTCAAATAGATCTTCGAAGCAGAGTGCTCGAAAAAAGTCAATGGATGTGCTAAAGAAAAGACTTAGGGATtttaattag